The following are from one region of the Phycisphaerae bacterium genome:
- a CDS encoding peroxiredoxin — protein MSVMVTQPAPDFTAMAVINKQFKQISLSSYRGKYVVLFFWPLDFTFVCPTEIVAFSDAYPHFQERGTEVLGASVDSHFTHLAWQQKPRSEGGLGDIAYPMVSDQTHQIGRDYGVLLDDKGVSLRGLFLIDKEGAVRHMLINDLPLGRSVDEAIRMVDALQYYEKNGEVCPANWRPGADTIKPDPESSKTFFKKWGK, from the coding sequence ATGAGCGTCATGGTTACGCAACCCGCACCGGACTTCACCGCCATGGCGGTGATCAACAAGCAGTTCAAGCAGATTTCGCTCTCTTCCTACCGCGGCAAGTACGTCGTCCTGTTTTTCTGGCCCCTGGACTTCACCTTCGTCTGTCCCACGGAAATCGTGGCCTTCAGCGACGCCTATCCCCATTTTCAGGAGCGGGGCACGGAAGTCCTCGGGGCCTCCGTGGACAGCCACTTTACCCACCTCGCCTGGCAGCAGAAGCCGCGGAGTGAAGGTGGGCTGGGCGACATCGCCTACCCCATGGTCTCCGACCAGACGCACCAGATCGGCCGGGACTACGGCGTGCTCCTGGATGACAAGGGCGTGTCACTTCGCGGACTTTTCCTGATCGACAAGGAGGGGGCCGTGCGCCACATGCTGATCAATGACCTGCCGCTGGGGCGCAGCGTCGACGAGGCCATCCGCATGGTCGATGCCCTTCAGTACTACGAGAAGAACGGCGAGGTCTGCCCGGCCAACTGGCGTCCGGGAGCGGATACGATCAAGCCCGATCCCGAGAGCAGCAAGACGTTCTTCAAGAAGTGGGGGAAGTAG